One segment of Mobula birostris isolate sMobBir1 chromosome 29, sMobBir1.hap1, whole genome shotgun sequence DNA contains the following:
- the LOC140190107 gene encoding RLA class II histocompatibility antigen, DP alpha-1 chain-like, which yields MDLFGFLMALLLPMATGEEIVFKSVSERLYYSYSPSSETNGHIFDANTSPFLFYDYQRHMFFIKGVQTDGVKELGQDEVNHFKERSSGIQTWQQGITKEMMKFTNGSSVLKKKPTVHIYTEDDYAPEKSNTLYCYAENFYPFEIELSFLINGQPFTGPVRSSQLVVEPDWTFNVYKYIGIEPKDGDTFSCRAAHVSLEEGLTVSLDLPPPVPTSGIIVCAVGVTVGVIGSLVTLYLGRAMHKRRGGVCSGRFCSK from the exons ATGGACCTATTCGGCTTCTTAATGGCCCTGCTATTGCCCATGGCAACGGGAGAGGAAATTG TGTTTAAAAGCGTCTCAGAAAGGCTGTATTACAGCTACAGCCCGAGTTCCGAAACCAACGGCCACATCTTCGATGCGAacacctctccctttctcttctacGATTACCAGCGCCATATGTTCTTCATCAAGGGAGTTCAGACAGACGGGGTAAAGGAGCTCGGCCAAGATGAGGTGAACCACTTCAAGGAGAGGTCGAGCGGGATCCAGACCTGGCAGCAGGGCATCACCAAGGAGATGATGAAGTTCACCAACGGTTCGAGCGTCCTGAAAA AGAAACCCACTGTCCACATCTACACGGAAGACGACTATGCTCCAGAGAAGTCGAACACCCTGTACTGTTACGCTGAGAACTTCTACCCTTTCGAGATTGAGCTCAGCTTCCTGATCAACGGGCAGCCGTTCACCGGGCCTGTCCGATCATCGCAGCTGGTGGTGGAGCCAGACTGGACCTTCAACGTCTACAAATACATTGGGATCGAACCAAAGGACGGGGACACATTCAGCTGTCGGGCAGCACATGTCAGCCTTGAGGAAGGGCTGACCGTCTCACTAG ATCTGCCTCCTCCTGTGCCCACATCCGGGATTATTGTCTGTGCAGTCGGAGTCACAGTGGGAGTTATCGGGTCGCTGGTAACACTGTACCTGGGCAGAGCGATGCACAAAAG GCGGGGAGGAGTTTGCTCGGGGAGATTCTGCAGTAAGTAA